GTTTAATATTCTTAGTCAGGGTGTACCCCTTCCCCCCATCACCCGACAGTATAACATTTTTAAAATCGGCAAGTTTTATAAATTCTGTTATATACTTCTCATCGGGAAGAGAAAATCCATATTCTGTCCGGTTCCTGTCATAAGGGAGCTGAGGCTTGTACTCAGGAGAGTTAAACCTTGGTGTGAAAGCCCAAAGATCAACCAGAGGATATACCGTCGGGTCATAGAGGCCTCCTGACGATTCATAAGCCTCCTTTGCAATCTTAACTATATTTGCAGTGTGGGTTGATATGGATATGCTCTCTCCATAGTTCAGCATGTTGAATCTGGAGATATCCGATGATTCCACTGAAACGGAAACATCCTTCTCAATTTGCTCCATTACATCTTTTAATTCTTCCCAGAATTTATCATACCTGTTTATGCCGGCCGGGGCAGAAAAGTCACTGGAAACCCTTAAGGAAGAAACTGTAGCAAAATACTCAGTGGTATTTTTTGTCCTCAATGTATATTTGTCCAGATCTAAGATATCTTTTGAATTAGTGCCTTCCGGTTTAAGTGCATTGACACAGCCTGAAAGAGCCAATGTCATGGACATCAGAAGGGCTACCGGCACAAATCTTTCAAGGAATTTACTCATGGAGTCACCTCATTTAAGCAATGTAAATTTTGATTTATACATTGAATAACAAATCTATTTAAAAACAATATACTATATTAAAATTAATTAGTCAATTAATTAACAATTTATATGTGTAATTGACGAAAAATAAGAAAAATCAATTAAAAAATTGATAAACAGGTTAATAAATTATCAATAATGTAAAAACAGATAATTCATTATTTAATGATAAATTCGCTTGATTTCATAATAATTAAAGAAATTTTTCATGATAATTTGTATTAAAATGTAGAATAATTGATAAATTATTGACAATTTAATATGCATAATGTTAAACTGATTAAGTAAATATTTAACAAAGTATATATTTACAAAAACATGAAATGGGAGGAGACTTTTATGAAAATGAAGAAGTTTTTAGCTGCAACTCTGGCAATCATTATGGCTATGGGCGTATTGGGCGGCTGTGGAAATGCTCCCACGGCAGAGTTGGACAAGGTTAATGCTGAACTGACGGCGGTAAAAGCTGAACTGGAAGCAGCAAAAGTATTTGATGCATCAAAATTCCCAAAATGGTTTGAGGAAGAAGGTACTTGGAGGACTGTAGAGAATGCCAATACCGCAAATAACCATCCGGGAGGATTTATTAAAGACGCATCAGGTAAACCTTCGGAAGAAAATTTGAAAGCTATGCTGCATATGGCATCCCTGGCTGTAACCTCCGGCGGAAAATCTGACTGGTACATGGTCGCCGTAACTGACCCTGATGAACAAAAGGTAATTATCGGGGATAAATACGGTGAGGCTACTTCAGACGGAACTGTTACCGTGCTTGTTTTCGGAGAAAGACTGCTTCGTCCTGATGTCAGAACAGATGAATCCAATACCTATCAGCCTGACCGCGGATATTACGACGCAGGTATAGTTACAGGATACCTGAACGTGGCTGCCATCAGTCTCGGATATGGAACCCACATGTTCATGACGCCTGCTCTTCCGGGAGTTAACGGATTCAACGATGGGGATATAGGCCTTGATGCTAAAAAATACCTTGAAGGAACAAAATATTACATGGCCAGCACCCATGAATCCTTCAGCACTGAAAATATGAAATTTGTGTGCGCCGTAGTAATAGGTACCCTGGATGAGAAAGTTGAATCCGGAGTAACTCAAAAGGAATTCCCGGACAACTGGATTATCTGGAATAAATAATTTAATAAAAGCTTCAGGAAAACACTCTTTTAGAGTGTTTCCTGGCTTTATTGGAGGGTGAAGATGAAAAAGAGATTGATACTTGGGATAATAGCGCTGACGCTTATTGCAGCCTTGATGACGGGATGCAATAGTCCTGCTCCGGCTCCAAAGGGGCCGGAGGGTGAACCAGCGGCAACGGGAACAGAGACATCGGGTGCAGAAGAAATAAATGAATTAAAAGAAGTATTTGAAGCAGATTATAAAGCTGTTTCCTCAGATTATAAGGTAGATGAGAAAGCAATAGGAACCGTATTGTATGCGGCAGAGGGTGAATCAGCTGATGGCACTAAAGTCCTGGCTCTAAAGGTAAAAAGCGCCAACAAGATGAATTACGAAAAAACGGCAAGAACAGGGTGGGACGCATCTGAGCCAAGCCCATTTACAATGATTATCGTAATCAACAAGGATACCAACAAGGTAGCTGCATGGAAAATGGTCACGGACGGCACAAAGAAGCCGGAGTACTTCACAGTGCCTGAAGAAAACATCGACAAATATATGAGTGTCGAAATAACAAGTGAGGATGTATTCGATGATTTTACTGAAGGGTTGGTGCTAAGCCTGGATGTTGAAAAGGATGTCGATGCTGAGGACAACAGCATAATAGCAGGAACATCCATCGTATATACAGGTGTATCGGAAGCCGGAACCTTCAGCGGCCAGCATGTGAGACAGTGCTTTAAGACTGCCGCCTACTTCTATTCAAATTATTAACAGCAGCTTTTTGCCAATTTTATAGTATGTATTTTCTGAAAATACCAGTTTGTTAAATATAGTAAATGTATAGTATTGCATAAGATGGCAGAACTATGGTATATTTTAGATACAGGAAAAATTGAATATTATTATCGGGTGCCCATTTTATAGAAATGGGTTAAAAGGGAAAGTGGTGAAAGACCACTGCAGCCCACCGTTACTGTGATGTTGACGAAACCTTGAAAAATCACTGAAATTTTATTTTGGGAAGAGAAGGGAGTAGGATGAAGCTCAGCCAGGAAACCTGCCCGGTAATTGTTGAATCTTTCGGAGGGAAGGATAATGCAATGCGGATGAACAGAATAATTAATTATTTGTTTATCCTTTGAATGTTTGAAATGAATTATCTATTAGATAGAACACCTCTGAGAAACCGGAGGTGTTTTTTATTTATAATACAAAATATTTGGATTAATTCACTAAACAAACATGCGGGCATGCTTAAAAGCTGGCCGGAGAAACCGGAGGCATTATCCCATAGGATGATGCCTTTTTTTGATATAAATGTAAAATTCAGATAAAAGGAGGGGAAAGGATGGAACAGGAGAAAATAAAAATGGATTTGACAAGAAAAGAAAGAAGGCTTTTGGAAATTATACGCAATACACAGTGTAAAGAAATGAAAATTTCTGTCCAGGACAGGCAGCCTATCAAGATTGAAGAAGTAAAAAAAAATATAAAGCTCTAGGAATTATTCATATAAGACACTACGGAGGCAGGAATAGAAAGGGCTTGAAATAACTGGGGGGTGGAAAGGTGGCTGAAGTCGGTCAGGAAATGGAGGTTACACAAAAGGAAAAAAAACTCATCGAGCTTATACGGGCCCTTCAATATGGTGAGATAACCATAATGGTGGTGGACAAGCAGCCTATGGAAGTGGAGGAGGTAAGAAAAAGTACCCGGTTTTAAATTTTTGACCGGACAATATAATCTGAGGAGGTAAAAAAGTGGCTAATCACACCCAGGAAACAGAAATAACCACCAAAGAAAAAAAGCTTATTGAAATTCTCAGAAATACCAGCTATGGCGATATTACAGTCACTGTCGAAGATAAGCAGCCTGCGGTGGTGGAGGAAGCGGTGAAATCCATTAAACTGTAATAGTTTGTGTAATTTTAAAATATGCTGGCTGTCTTAAGTATATCTCAGGACTATAAAGCGGCAAAAACTGTAAAAAAATTTATATAACGCTATTGTAATTAGGTTGATATTATGGTAATATTTAGGTAAGATAATAATGGACAAGCATACTAATAATTATATCATTTATATTTGAAGATATAAATTTGCACATGCGGAGTTTCTGTCATTTATTACATACCTGCATGTGAAAGCGGGCAACCGCAGAATGCTTATCGAACAACGGGGGCATTGAATTGTGTTATACAGTTCAATGCCCCTTTTTATATAAAACTGAATAGATAAACTGCAAGGGTATCCGGCTGCCATAGGGCAAACCGGATTTAAAAGGGAACCGGGTGAAAATCCCGGACGGTCCGGCCACTGTAAGCGGGGAATTGCTTTTATAAAAGCCACTGGAAAAATCCGGGAAGGTAAAAAGCAGTAAGGAGCCGCAAGTCAGGAGACCTGCCTTTACAGCAAATTCATAAACCTTCCGCAGAAAGGCTTTATGCAATACCGCTCCGGTTGTATAACTTACGTTATACAACCGGAACCGCAGGATTTGATGTGCAAGCCCCAGCTTTAACAGGAAGACGGGGTTTTTATATTTTCTAAAGCAAGCCTTGCATACGGATGTGTTTGTAACCCGGTTTATAGTGATATGCCTTTTCCTTAGAAAGAAGGGCCCGTCTTTCAAGAGATAAGGATATGTCATTGTAAAAATATATCAAAATTGGAGGAATAAAAATGAAAAGCATGGTTAAAGGCTTCAGAAGCAAGCTGGCCCTTTTAATGGCGCTGGTAGTAGTGTTCTCCTTCTCGCTCTCAATGACGGCATTTGCCGCTATCGACACCACGGTTACAGTCAAGTTTTACAATGATACCGTAGACCCGGATGTACAGCTTTGGACGACACGGACTGTAGAGTATGATTCTGCTGTCCCCGTTAGTAAACCATACCTGCCTGGCGGTTACACCGATCCGTTAGGCGGTGCGGCCTCTGTCTATGATGCCATTTTTGCTGCAGCGGAACAGATTAGAGCGTTACCGGATGAGGACCCGGAAATTGAAGATCCGCCAGTTGTCGGATGGGATGCTAATCCTGCTTACGGCGACCCTGGCGGGTATATTGAGGCTATTGGAGATTTTGTAACATGGAATGATTACGACTATGACCCTATAACCGGGCACCATATCTCCGAGGGAGAGGGCTGGGTATGCACTGTTATTCCAGACGGCGACGATCCATACGATCCGATACAGTATCTTACCGCCGAAGCTCTGGAAGACGGTATGGAAATTATATTCCGTTTCCAGTCCTATCGTTATGAGTGGGATGATTAATGAAATGATGCCTTAAGGCACAGGCAGGAGCAGGAGGAATTCCGCAGGAATTCTCCCCTGCTTTTTGCCGTTTTTAAAAATAATATAGTATTTTCCTTTTATTCTATACAGCTTTTTAAACAGTTATTCCAAGAGGCCTCCATAAAAAATGCGAAATCTATATATTTCGGCAAGATATGAATTAAATATTGCACACAATGAAATAATCATGCTATATTTAAATAAGAGATAAAACTGAATATTCCATTACCGGGTGCCCATTCCACAGGGATGGGTTAAAAGGGAAAGTGGTGAAAAACCACTGCAGCCCACCGTTACTGTGATGTTGACGAAACCTGTAAAAATCACTGGAATATATTCCGGGAAGATAAGGGAGTAGAATGAAACTCAGCCAGGAAACCTGCCCGATAATTGTTGAATCTTTCGGGGGGAAAGATAATACAGGGCAGGAAGCAATATTGGTAAATGTATCTGAACTTACTATCTGAAGTAATTATCTTTTTAAGACACCTCTGAATAATGGGGGTGTTTTTTTATTGGCCTGAGAATAACTCTGGTTATCTTTTAATTTATATTTAAGAAGGATGTGATGAATAGTAAGGGAAAAAGAAGGCAAAAGAATAAATAAATGCTGACCGGAGATACCGGAGGCATTATCCTGCAGGATAATGCCTTTTTTAATGAGGTGGTTTTGATGAAATAGCATAATTTCTGATAGTTAGAGGAATAAAATTAATATTTCTAAGGAGGATCGATACATGCAGCAAAAGAGAAGAAAGTTTTGCACAAAGCTCATAAGCATGCTTCTTACCGCCGTTATGATTATAGGTATGCTGCCCCTTAGTGCCTTTGCCGCTGAAAGCCCCCTTAGCATATCGGCACATCCCGAAGATGCTGAGGTAAAAGTGGGACAAACCGCCGCCTTTAATGTCACGGCAGAAGGAGGGGACGAGCCTTATTCTTACCAGTGGGAAAGCAATGGCGGTACAGATTGGGAAGAAATTGAAGGAGCAAATTCTGAAGTATATGTGACCAGTCCCACCGTAATAAGCATGAACGGCTATAAGTACCGCTGCAAAGTAACTGACGACAGCAATGCAAGCGTAACATCCGATGAGGCTACCCTTACGGTTGAAGAACATGCCAGCATCGCCATATCGGCGCATCCCGAAGATGCTGAGGTAAAAGTAGGGCAAACTGCTGCCTTTAGTGTCACGGCAGAAGGAGGGGACGAGCCTTATTCCTACCAGTGGGAAAGCAATGATGACACCGGCTGGGAAGAAATTGAAGGCGCAACTTCCGGTGTATATGTGACCAGCCCCACCGTAATAAGTATGGACGGCTATAAGTACCGCTGCACCGTAACCGACAGCAGCAATGAAAGTGCAACATCGGATGAAGCTACCCTTACGGTTGAAGAATATTTCAGCGGGGGAAAAGGAACCGAGAGTGAACCATATCTCATAAGCAGCAAGGATGACCTTGCCAACCTGTCTGATTATATATACAATGGCTCAGTCAATGAAGAGAGTACAAGATTTAACGTAATGTACTACAAACAAACAGCAGATATAAACTTAGGTGGCTCAAGTTCAGGCTCATGGACACCTATAGGGCGCAGCGGCACAAATTATGTATTCAAGGGATATTACGATGGGGACAAGAATAATATTACAGGGTTGTATATAAAAAATACAAGTACGCCTGTGACCGCCAAAATCATGGGACTGTTCGGATATCTAAACGGGGCAACTATTAAAAATGTAAATATAATATCACCGGATATTGAAGTATCCGGAAGCCAGCAAGGAGCTGCAGTAGCAGGAACCGGAGCATTGGCAGGCGCTGCTTTAAACTCTTCTATTCAAAGCTGTACGGTACAGGGAGGCACCATAAAATCCGACTACTGGGCAGGAGGGCTTGTAGGATTGCTGCAGGCAAGCGTTATGGGAGCAACAGCTACGGTAGAGGGCTGCTATACGGATATTGACGTGAGCAGCAGTGGAAATGCCGGTGTCGGCGGTGTAGTAGGATTTATAAATTTTAATAACAACAGTAAAGACGGAGTAATTACCGTGAAAGACTGTTATTCCATGGGAGATGTATCCTGCACTCACGGCAGCAAGCCTTTAATAGGCGGAGTAGTTGGCGGAAACAATCAGGCTACGGCAATAGACACAGGTTCCATAACCATAGAAAACTGCTATGCCACAGGCACAATTAACGGCAAAGCGGGAAATACGAAAGGTGCCGGAATAGGTGGGATAACGGGAACACCCAACAGTTCTGCGGCAAGCAGTACAGCACAGATAAAAAACAATGCTGCCATAAATAAAGAAATTAAAAATGAAAGTACGCCTCCTAATACCAACGATGAATTCGGACGCATTTCAGGTGTTGAGAAGAGCGGAAGCTTTTCAGGCAATATAGCCTGGGACGGTATGAAGGTAAAAGGTGCTGCCGTTACAGGCGGTGCTTCGGATAAAAACGGCGAGCCTAAAACTATGGCCGAGATTAAAACAAAGAGCACATGGGAAGCCTTAGGCTTTAACTTCACGAATACCTGGGAATGGGACGAAGATCTTTCATATCCTAAGCTTAAGGGATTGCCGGGGCAAAATGCAAACCCCTTCCCAGAAGCAGTAAATCTGCCGATTATATCGGCGCAGCCTGAAAATATTACAGTGGCGGCAGGGCAGGGAGCTGTATTCAGCGTGACGGCTTCAGGAGACAGCGCCATCCTTGCCTACCAATGGGAAAGCAATGACGGTACCGGCTGGGAAGAAATTGAAGAGGCAGCATCGGTGGAATACACAATAGCCGCAGCTACTTTAGAAATGAACGGATGGCAGTACCGTTGCGTTATTACCGATATAAACGGTAACGTGACATCAAATGCAGCAGTACTTACAGTAATAGAAGAGTCACTGGCCGAGGAACAGCTTCGGAAGGTGAAGGATTTTTACGATGCAAATAAGACCCTGACGGCGCCTCTGGAAGCCACGGCATTATACGGCGCAGGTGTGGACCTTTCAGTCTACAATGCCGGTTCCCTTACGGAAAACGCATATTATTTAAAAGACAGCAGTGGTATATCTAACATTATATTTGCGGTAAATCCGGGAGGCATAAACGTACAGGGCCAGCTGGCCCTGCTCATAATGGACAGCATAGCCCTA
This genomic window from Oxobacter pfennigii contains:
- a CDS encoding nitroreductase family protein, whose product is MKMKKFLAATLAIIMAMGVLGGCGNAPTAELDKVNAELTAVKAELEAAKVFDASKFPKWFEEEGTWRTVENANTANNHPGGFIKDASGKPSEENLKAMLHMASLAVTSGGKSDWYMVAVTDPDEQKVIIGDKYGEATSDGTVTVLVFGERLLRPDVRTDESNTYQPDRGYYDAGIVTGYLNVAAISLGYGTHMFMTPALPGVNGFNDGDIGLDAKKYLEGTKYYMASTHESFSTENMKFVCAVVIGTLDEKVESGVTQKEFPDNWIIWNK
- a CDS encoding DUF2292 domain-containing protein; its protein translation is MAEVGQEMEVTQKEKKLIELIRALQYGEITIMVVDKQPMEVEEVRKSTRF